The Sinorhizobium fredii USDA 257 region TGAATCGCGCCGGAAAGCGCCGCAACGGCCGCGCCGGTTGCCGGGTCTTCGGTGATTCCCATCTCCGGCGCAAACATGCGGGCATGAAAGCGGGCCGTGTGGTTGATGCCGCCGCGACAGTAGAGATAGGCGGCGGCAAGGCGGCCTTCCGCCAGCGGCGCAAGTTGCTCCCAGCGCTGTGGGTCGAACTCCACGGCCGCGACCGCACCGATGTCGTGCAAGGGCACCACGACAAAGGGAACGCCAGCACTCCAGAAGGATATGACATGGTTCTCGAAACCGATCTGCGTCGCCTTGAGGCTAAGCGCATCGGCAATCGCCTGCCTGTCGAAACGCGCATCCAGTCGGCTCGGCTTGCGGGGCAGGTCGAATTCGGCGAAGGTCGCCCTCCCGGGCCGCAGCCGCACCGCCGTGCGCACCGGCCCCACCTTCTGTTCCAGCACCTGCATGAGATCGAGCGGTTTCTCAGTGTCGCCGTAGAGCGCTTCCGCGATCGCGACCGCCGCGCCGACGGTCGGATGGCCGGCAAAGGGCAGTTCGTGCAAAGGCGTGAAGATCCTCAGACGCACCAATTGGGTGGCATTCCCCGATCGCTGAATGAAGACCGTCTCCGAAAGGTTGAATTCCTGGGCGATCGCCTGCATGGCCGCCTCGCTCAGGTCTTCGGCATCGAACACGACGGCAAGCGGATTGCCCTCGAGAGGCTTCTCGGTGAAGACGTCGTAGATCGCGTAGCGTCGTCCCATGCATCTCCCCTTCGTGAGGCGCGTGTTTCCCCATGCCCCGTCATCCGAGATCCGGTCCGGCGCGAAGCTTGCAACGACCTCGCCCGGGCGGCAAGGCAAAAAACATCTTCTGATTGACCTGAACTGACGATGTAACGCGACTTGCGGCGGCTTTTTGGCCCATCACGCCTCAATGGCAATCGGCCGCACAACTGCTCCTCTTGCCGGTAAATCGAGGCGCTCCGCAAGTCGTGAGGTGGCCAGCCCGCGTTTGAAATGCAAACATCGAGGACAAGGCTGCAGCGCTTGAGAAAAGGCCGTCCAGCGCGACGTCGAGGCGATCGGAAATCATTACCTCGAGAGCATCAGGGTTTGCTTGAGTCATAGGCATAGCCTATGCGCCCTCCAGAACAATGGCTATGAGGAACTGCCGTCCGGCCTCACTACGCGTGAACGCGAGGAGTGGCGTAGTCCGATGGCTTGGCGGAATAGGAGGCTGCTGAGGCACCATGACAAGCGACGCGATGTCACGCAGAGGCATTCCGGCCGGGGTTTGGGCTCTCGGCTTCGTGTCGATGTTCATGGATATCTCCTCGGAAATGATCCACGCGCTGTTGCCCCTCTACATGGTCACCGCGCTCGGGACATCCACGCTCGCCGTCGGTCTGATCGAGGGCATTGCCGAAGCGACGGCCTCGATCACCAAGGTTTTCTCAGGCGCGCTCAGCGACTGGCTCGGCAAGCGCAAGTTCCTCGCCGTCCTCGGCTAT contains the following coding sequences:
- a CDS encoding PhzF family phenazine biosynthesis protein, with product MGRRYAIYDVFTEKPLEGNPLAVVFDAEDLSEAAMQAIAQEFNLSETVFIQRSGNATQLVRLRIFTPLHELPFAGHPTVGAAVAIAEALYGDTEKPLDLMQVLEQKVGPVRTAVRLRPGRATFAEFDLPRKPSRLDARFDRQAIADALSLKATQIGFENHVISFWSAGVPFVVVPLHDIGAVAAVEFDPQRWEQLAPLAEGRLAAAYLYCRGGINHTARFHARMFAPEMGITEDPATGAAVAALSGAIHLFDELVDGHHPILVEQGVEMGRPSFIHLHLDITGGKIATARIGGHAVKIAEGELAV